Proteins co-encoded in one Kribbella qitaiheensis genomic window:
- the ahcY gene encoding adenosylhomocysteinase, with product MTFDYKVADLGLAEFGRKEIRLAEHEMPGLMAMRAQYGESKPLSGAKIMGSLHMTIQTAVLIETLTALGAEVRWVSCNIFSTQDHAAAAVVVGPNGTADAPAGVPVFAWKGETLEEYWWCTEQALKWPGAEGPNMILDDGGDATMLVHKGTEFEKAGAVPDPSTADSEEYAVVLTTLTRTLQEDPQLWTGIGAGIKGVTEETTTGVHRLYEMHKAGALLFPAINVNDSVTKSKFDNKYGCRHSLIDGINRATDVLIGGKVAVVAGYGDVGKGCAESLRGQGARVIVTEIDPICALQAAMDGFQVTTLDDVVGIADIFITTTGNKDVITADHMSRMKHQAIVGNIGHFDNEIDMAGLYKTAGTERVTIKPQVDEFRFADGHTVIILSEGRLLNLGNATGHPSFVMSNSFTNQVLAQIELFVRTTEYPTDVYVLPKHLDEMVARLHLDALGVKLTELSKEQAEYLGIPVEGPYKSDAYRY from the coding sequence ATGACGTTCGACTACAAGGTGGCAGACCTCGGACTCGCCGAGTTCGGTCGCAAGGAGATCCGGCTCGCCGAGCACGAGATGCCGGGTCTGATGGCGATGCGTGCGCAGTACGGCGAGAGCAAGCCGCTGTCCGGCGCGAAGATCATGGGCTCACTGCACATGACCATCCAGACCGCCGTGCTGATCGAGACGCTGACGGCGCTCGGCGCCGAGGTGCGCTGGGTCTCGTGCAACATCTTCTCCACCCAGGACCACGCGGCCGCAGCGGTCGTCGTCGGCCCGAACGGTACTGCTGACGCCCCCGCCGGTGTGCCCGTCTTCGCCTGGAAGGGCGAGACGCTCGAGGAGTACTGGTGGTGCACCGAGCAGGCGCTGAAGTGGCCGGGCGCCGAAGGCCCGAACATGATCCTGGACGACGGCGGCGACGCCACCATGCTCGTCCACAAGGGCACCGAGTTCGAGAAGGCCGGCGCTGTGCCGGACCCGTCGACGGCTGACTCCGAGGAGTACGCCGTCGTGCTGACCACGCTGACCCGGACGCTGCAGGAGGACCCGCAGCTCTGGACCGGCATCGGCGCCGGCATCAAGGGCGTCACCGAGGAGACCACCACCGGCGTGCACCGGCTGTACGAGATGCACAAGGCCGGCGCGCTGCTGTTCCCGGCGATCAACGTCAACGACTCGGTCACCAAGTCGAAGTTCGACAACAAGTACGGCTGCCGGCACTCGCTGATCGACGGCATCAACCGCGCCACCGACGTCCTGATCGGCGGCAAGGTCGCGGTCGTGGCCGGTTACGGCGACGTCGGCAAGGGCTGTGCGGAGTCGCTGCGCGGCCAGGGCGCCCGGGTGATCGTCACCGAGATCGACCCGATCTGCGCGCTGCAGGCGGCGATGGACGGCTTCCAGGTCACCACGCTGGACGACGTGGTCGGTATCGCCGACATCTTCATCACCACCACCGGCAACAAGGACGTCATCACCGCGGACCACATGTCGCGGATGAAGCACCAGGCCATCGTCGGCAACATCGGCCACTTCGACAACGAGATCGACATGGCCGGTCTGTACAAGACGGCCGGCACCGAGCGCGTCACGATCAAGCCACAGGTCGACGAGTTCCGCTTCGCCGACGGTCACACCGTGATCATCCTGTCCGAGGGCCGGCTGCTGAACCTGGGCAACGCCACCGGTCACCCGTCGTTCGTGATGTCGAACTCGTTCACGAACCAGGTGCTCGCGCAGATCGAGCTCTTCGTGCGCACGACCGAGTACCCGACCGACGTCTACGTGCTGCCCAAGCACCTCGACGAGATGGTCGCCCGGCTGCACCTCGACGCGCTCGGCGTGAAGCTGACCGAGCTGTCCAAGGAGCAGGCCGAGTACCTCGGCATCCCCGTCGAGGGTCCGTACAAGTCGGACGCCTACCGCTACTGA
- a CDS encoding helix-turn-helix domain-containing protein, producing the protein MDFPQALRSARHERHFSQLDLALRTGTTQRHLSFIESGRSRPGRTMVIRLGESLELPLRERNDLLLAAGYAPVYPQTALDDPALEHVRSALDRILTGHLPYPAIVVDAGHQLVMANDAFSLFTDGVAEKLLEPPVNVLRLSLHPDGVAPRIVNLSQWAQHILDRLPPGDFRDELAAYVPHVEPGPDHVGFAAPLHLRSSRGDLHLTTTIATFATALDITVAELKLEAFLPADPATAALLAT; encoded by the coding sequence ATGGACTTCCCCCAGGCTCTGCGGTCCGCCCGGCACGAGCGTCACTTCAGCCAGCTCGACCTTGCGCTCCGCACCGGCACCACCCAGCGGCACCTCAGCTTCATCGAATCCGGCCGTTCCCGACCGGGACGCACCATGGTCATCCGCCTCGGCGAATCGCTGGAGCTGCCACTCCGCGAACGTAACGACCTGCTGCTCGCTGCCGGCTACGCCCCGGTGTACCCGCAGACCGCACTGGACGATCCGGCCCTGGAGCACGTGCGGTCGGCGCTGGACCGCATCCTCACCGGCCACCTACCGTATCCCGCGATCGTCGTCGACGCCGGACACCAGCTGGTGATGGCGAACGATGCCTTCAGCCTGTTCACCGACGGCGTCGCGGAGAAGCTGCTCGAGCCACCAGTCAACGTACTGCGGTTGTCACTGCACCCCGACGGCGTTGCCCCACGCATCGTCAACCTCTCCCAATGGGCCCAGCACATACTGGACCGCCTCCCACCAGGCGACTTCCGCGACGAACTGGCCGCCTACGTCCCGCACGTCGAGCCGGGCCCTGACCACGTCGGTTTCGCCGCCCCGCTGCACCTACGCTCCTCTCGCGGCGACCTCCACCTCACCACCACCATCGCCACCTTCGCCACCGCTCTCGACATCACGGTCGCCGAACTGAAGCTGGAAGCATTCCTCCCCGCCGACCCGGCGACCGCCGCCCTCCTGGCCACCTAG